One window of Polynucleobacter sp. HIN5 genomic DNA carries:
- a CDS encoding BolA family protein: MFPTPEQVKSYISEKLPCTHLEVEGDGQHFYATIVSPDFAGKRLVQRHQLVYAALGDRMKAEIHALSIKAFTPDEFTAQ, translated from the coding sequence ATGTTTCCTACCCCTGAACAAGTGAAAAGCTATATCAGCGAGAAGCTCCCTTGTACGCATTTAGAGGTCGAGGGTGATGGGCAACATTTTTATGCCACCATTGTGAGCCCCGATTTTGCTGGGAAGCGTTTGGTGCAGCGCCATCAGTTGGTCTATGCAGCATTGGGTGATCGAATGAAGGCGGAGATCCATGCGCTCTCGATTAAAGCCTTTACGCCTGATGAGTTTACGGCTCAATAA
- the murA gene encoding UDP-N-acetylglucosamine 1-carboxyvinyltransferase, with protein sequence MDKLVMTGGAPLKGEINIAGAKNAALPILCASLLTADPVELFNVPDLQDVRTMLKLLQQMGVTLEFPNPNDRSHLILQAGMISSPEAPYELVKTMRASILVLGPLLARMGRATVSLPGGCAIGARPVDQHIKGLKAMGASIQIRKGFIVAKIAEPNTRLQGNAILTDMITVTGTENLLMAACLAEGTTILENAAREPEVGDLAELLVKMGAKISGIGSDRLVIEGVPALHGASHHVIADRIETGTFLCAVAATGGEIILKNCRPDTLDAVLVKLKEAGLKMKKGADWISASMNGRPKPVSFRTSEYPAFPTDMQAQFMALNAIAGGSSRITETIFENRFMHVQELNRLGADISIEGNTAIVEGVEKLSGATVMATDLRASASLVIAGLAAQGETQVDRIYHLDRGYDRMEQKLTQLGANIRRMK encoded by the coding sequence ATGGATAAATTAGTGATGACAGGAGGAGCCCCCCTTAAGGGCGAGATCAATATTGCGGGTGCTAAGAATGCCGCTCTACCCATTTTGTGTGCCAGCTTATTAACGGCTGACCCGGTCGAGCTCTTTAATGTGCCTGATTTGCAAGATGTGCGCACGATGTTAAAGCTCTTGCAACAAATGGGCGTCACTTTAGAGTTTCCGAATCCGAACGATCGCAGCCATTTGATTTTGCAAGCCGGTATGATTTCAAGTCCTGAGGCACCCTATGAGTTAGTAAAAACCATGCGGGCATCGATTTTGGTATTGGGCCCTCTCTTGGCGCGGATGGGACGTGCAACCGTATCGCTACCCGGGGGCTGTGCAATTGGCGCACGACCCGTAGATCAGCACATCAAAGGTTTGAAGGCGATGGGGGCGAGTATTCAGATTCGCAAAGGTTTTATTGTTGCGAAGATTGCAGAGCCCAATACCCGGTTACAGGGTAATGCGATCCTGACCGACATGATTACCGTGACCGGCACAGAAAATCTTTTAATGGCGGCTTGCCTTGCAGAAGGAACAACGATTTTAGAAAACGCGGCGCGTGAACCCGAGGTCGGTGATTTGGCTGAGCTTTTGGTCAAGATGGGTGCAAAGATCAGTGGCATTGGTAGTGATCGCCTCGTGATCGAGGGGGTTCCCGCCCTACACGGAGCAAGCCATCATGTGATTGCGGATCGTATTGAGACCGGTACCTTCTTATGTGCAGTAGCAGCCACCGGTGGTGAGATTATTCTTAAGAACTGCAGACCTGATACTTTAGATGCTGTTTTAGTAAAGCTTAAAGAGGCGGGTCTCAAAATGAAAAAGGGTGCCGATTGGATTTCTGCATCGATGAATGGTCGTCCAAAACCGGTGAGCTTTCGGACCTCCGAGTACCCGGCTTTTCCAACCGATATGCAAGCGCAGTTTATGGCGCTCAATGCCATTGCCGGGGGTAGTTCACGCATCACCGAGACCATTTTTGAGAACCGCTTTATGCATGTACAAGAGCTCAATCGCTTGGGAGCTGATATCTCGATTGAGGGCAATACCGCGATTGTTGAGGGCGTTGAGAAGCTCTCGGGTGCAACAGTGATGGCGACCGATCTGCGTGCCTCTGCAAGTCTCGTGATTGCTGGCTTAGCGGCTCAAGGTGAGACCCAGGTGGATCGAATTTATCACCTCGATCGCGGCTACGATCGTATGGAGCAGAAATTGACCCAACTTGGCGCAAACATCCGCCGCATGAAATAA
- a CDS encoding ABC transporter permease, translating into MPIPFEYGSGFPTLLRKEIKRFYKVAFQTVAAPVLTAVLYLMIFGHVLEGRLVVYDKLTYTAFLIPGLVMMSVLQNAFANTSSSLIQSKITGNLVFVLLAPLTHLEFYSAYVLAAVFRGVVVGLGVLIITLLFDVPAMHNPFWIILFAFMGAAILGGLGLIAGIWADKFDQLAAFQNFLIMPATMLSGVFYSIHSLPEIWQFISHLNPFFYMIDGFRYGFFGVSDVSPWLSLTIVTSFFLVVSGLALRLLQSGYKLRH; encoded by the coding sequence ATGCCCATTCCATTTGAATACGGTAGTGGTTTTCCCACTCTGCTACGCAAAGAGATTAAGCGTTTTTATAAGGTTGCCTTTCAAACAGTTGCTGCACCTGTCTTGACCGCCGTGCTGTACCTCATGATTTTTGGGCATGTTTTAGAAGGTCGTTTGGTGGTGTATGACAAGTTAACCTACACGGCATTTTTAATTCCGGGGTTGGTCATGATGAGCGTGTTACAAAATGCATTTGCCAATACTTCTTCCTCATTAATTCAATCCAAAATTACCGGTAACTTAGTGTTTGTTTTGTTGGCACCACTCACGCATTTGGAGTTTTATTCAGCCTATGTGCTGGCTGCAGTATTTCGGGGGGTTGTGGTGGGTCTGGGTGTTTTAATCATTACCCTCTTATTTGATGTGCCGGCTATGCATAACCCTTTTTGGATTATCTTGTTTGCATTCATGGGGGCCGCGATCTTGGGTGGCTTGGGATTGATTGCGGGTATTTGGGCCGATAAGTTTGATCAGTTAGCTGCCTTTCAGAACTTTTTGATCATGCCCGCCACCATGCTCTCAGGTGTGTTTTATTCGATTCATTCCTTACCAGAGATTTGGCAATTCATTTCACACCTGAACCCATTCTTTTACATGATTGATGGCTTTCGCTATGGATTTTTTGGGGTCTCGGATGTTTCGCCCTGGCTAAGCCTGACCATTGTCACTTCGTTTTTCTTGGTCGTCTCAGGGTTGGCTCTGCGTTTACTACAATCGGGTTATAAATTACGCCATTAA
- a CDS encoding STAS domain-containing protein, with protein sequence MSFALPQQVTQANAGEITKQGGLALAQTGRVDCSALSDFDSSVLAVLLAWRRQLQERNQSLIVLNPPAKLKVLAGVYGVTDILGLQ encoded by the coding sequence ATGAGTTTTGCTTTGCCTCAGCAAGTGACCCAGGCGAATGCCGGGGAAATTACTAAGCAGGGTGGTCTTGCTTTAGCACAGACTGGTCGGGTAGATTGTTCTGCTCTCTCCGATTTTGATTCAAGCGTTCTAGCGGTTTTGCTCGCATGGCGCCGTCAGTTACAAGAGCGCAATCAATCCTTGATCGTTTTAAATCCTCCTGCGAAGTTAAAAGTCCTGGCTGGTGTATATGGAGTGACTGATATTTTAGGACTTCAATAA
- a CDS encoding ABC transporter ATP-binding protein, which translates to MQSAVLVEHLSKSYGSLQALKDVSLDIKEGEFFGLLGPNGAGKTTLISILAGLCRPDSGRAFIMGTNVQTNFIEARRLLGVVPQELVFDPFFTVRETLRFQSGYFGIRNNDDWIDEIMTHLDLTSKANSNMRSLSGGMKRRVLVAQALVHRPPVIVLDEPTAGVDVELRQSLWKFISRLNQDGHTILLTTHYLEEAECLCGRIAMLKSGQVVALDTTQNLLARYGAHKTQAGQEVDLEDVFIQIMAGE; encoded by the coding sequence ATGCAGTCCGCAGTTTTAGTCGAGCATTTAAGTAAATCCTACGGATCATTACAAGCCCTCAAGGATGTTTCCTTAGATATCAAAGAGGGCGAGTTTTTTGGATTACTCGGCCCCAACGGTGCCGGTAAGACCACCCTCATTTCTATTTTGGCTGGTTTGTGCCGTCCTGATTCTGGTCGCGCATTCATTATGGGCACGAATGTGCAAACCAACTTTATTGAGGCGCGCCGTTTATTGGGTGTGGTTCCTCAAGAGCTGGTATTTGATCCTTTTTTTACAGTGCGCGAGACCTTGCGGTTTCAGTCGGGTTACTTTGGGATTCGGAACAATGACGATTGGATCGATGAGATCATGACGCACCTCGATTTAACCAGTAAAGCGAACAGTAATATGCGCTCGCTCTCTGGGGGCATGAAGCGGCGCGTTTTGGTAGCGCAAGCTTTAGTTCACCGTCCGCCTGTGATTGTGTTGGATGAGCCAACCGCTGGGGTGGATGTCGAGCTGCGCCAGTCCCTCTGGAAATTTATTAGTCGGCTTAATCAAGATGGCCATACCATTTTGCTGACCACGCACTATTTAGAAGAGGCTGAATGTTTATGTGGTCGGATTGCGATGCTCAAGTCTGGTCAAGTCGTGGCTCTGGATACTACTCAAAATCTCCTCGCACGCTATGGAGCGCACAAAACACAAGCAGGTCAAGAGGTTGATCTTGAGGATGTGTTTATTCAAATCATGGCAGGAGAGTAG
- the mlaD gene encoding outer membrane lipid asymmetry maintenance protein MlaD produces the protein MKKSAIDIWVGLFVTIGMLAMLFLALKVGNMSAVSFAPTYTVSARFDNIGGLKPRAPVKSAGVVVGRISSIQFDDTTYQATVTMTIEKAYQFPKDSSAKILTSGLLGEQYIGLEAGGDEQMLADGGKITQTQSAIVLENLISQFLYNKAADTGQDKGDTKSGTK, from the coding sequence ATGAAAAAAAGTGCAATTGATATTTGGGTCGGGTTATTCGTAACGATCGGCATGTTAGCCATGCTTTTTCTGGCACTTAAGGTGGGCAATATGAGCGCTGTGTCATTTGCACCAACGTATACGGTTTCGGCCCGCTTTGACAATATTGGCGGCCTAAAGCCCCGCGCACCGGTAAAAAGCGCAGGCGTTGTGGTTGGTCGTATTTCAAGCATCCAGTTTGATGACACAACCTATCAAGCCACGGTGACGATGACGATTGAAAAGGCCTATCAGTTCCCCAAAGATTCGTCGGCAAAGATCTTAACCTCAGGTTTGTTAGGCGAGCAATACATTGGCCTTGAAGCAGGCGGTGATGAGCAAATGCTCGCCGATGGGGGCAAGATTACTCAAACCCAATCAGCCATCGTTTTAGAAAATCTGATTAGTCAGTTCTTGTATAACAAGGCAGCGGATACGGGGCAGGACAAAGGCGATACCAAGTCGGGTACCAAATAA
- a CDS encoding MlaA family lipoprotein, whose protein sequence is MIVLKRLCITFLSLCIIGCASIPAGSEPSPHDPWESFNRSVFSFNEGLDDYLLKPITKGYRFILPKPAQQGIDNFFGNYRDIYTSVNNLLQGNVSMAFSDLMRVVVNTIFGLGGFIDMATPGGLEKHKADFGQTFGVWGVPAGPYVVLPIFGPSNVRDTFGTAVDLETDYLFRLLPDVALRNSLTGLRIVNARNNYYEAGDLLEGAAIDKYTFTRDAYIQRRQYQIDQAKEGKEPPAPVYENPYE, encoded by the coding sequence GTGATTGTGTTAAAGCGCCTGTGCATTACCTTCCTGAGCCTGTGCATCATCGGTTGTGCAAGTATCCCGGCGGGCAGCGAGCCATCGCCGCATGATCCATGGGAGTCTTTTAATCGCTCGGTTTTTTCCTTTAATGAAGGATTGGACGATTATTTATTAAAGCCCATCACCAAAGGCTATCGCTTCATTCTGCCAAAGCCAGCGCAGCAAGGGATTGATAACTTTTTTGGTAACTACCGCGATATCTACACCTCAGTGAATAATTTATTGCAAGGTAATGTCAGCATGGCTTTTAGCGATCTAATGCGGGTGGTCGTCAATACGATTTTTGGATTAGGTGGCTTTATTGATATGGCCACCCCGGGCGGCCTAGAAAAACATAAAGCGGATTTTGGGCAAACCTTCGGTGTTTGGGGTGTACCTGCAGGCCCTTATGTGGTTTTACCAATCTTTGGCCCCAGTAATGTGCGCGATACCTTTGGTACCGCAGTGGATTTAGAGACCGATTACCTTTTCCGTCTCTTACCCGATGTAGCGTTGCGTAATAGTTTGACGGGGCTGCGGATTGTCAATGCTCGTAATAACTACTACGAGGCAGGCGATCTTCTCGAGGGTGCAGCGATTGATAAGTACACCTTTACGCGCGATGCGTATATTCAGAGGCGCCAGTATCAAATTGATCAGGCCAAAGAGGGCAAGGAGCCTCCTGCCCCGGTCTATGAGAACCCCTACGAGTAA
- a CDS encoding MlaC/ttg2D family ABC transporter substrate-binding protein, whose translation MVKTPLLSFCALLLSGMLGFANAQSVPDPNTPDGLIKMIVADVMASVKADPEIQKGNIPRVVDLVEKKIVPYTDMRRTTQLAMGRNWSKASPEQQTQLIAEFKSLLIRTYSGALSQLRDQTVQYKPFRANPSDTDVIVRTVVIGKSDPIPLDYRLEKTNDGWKVYDINIMGAWLIEAYRNQFTNQISQNGVEGLIKFLQERNAMLAGKK comes from the coding sequence ATCGTGAAAACACCCCTTTTATCTTTCTGCGCCCTTTTGTTATCCGGCATGCTGGGCTTTGCTAATGCGCAAAGTGTCCCCGATCCTAATACACCCGATGGTCTCATCAAAATGATTGTGGCTGATGTCATGGCCTCCGTGAAAGCCGATCCTGAAATCCAGAAAGGCAATATTCCACGCGTCGTGGATTTAGTCGAAAAGAAAATTGTTCCCTACACGGATATGCGCAGAACCACGCAATTGGCCATGGGTCGAAATTGGAGCAAGGCAAGCCCTGAGCAGCAAACCCAACTGATTGCCGAGTTCAAGTCCTTATTGATTCGGACCTATTCAGGAGCGCTGAGTCAGTTACGCGATCAAACGGTTCAATACAAACCCTTTCGTGCCAATCCGAGCGATACGGATGTGATTGTGCGCACTGTCGTCATTGGTAAATCGGATCCCATTCCCTTGGACTATCGCCTTGAGAAAACCAATGATGGCTGGAAAGTCTATGACATCAACATCATGGGCGCTTGGTTAATCGAGGCATACCGCAATCAATTTACCAATCAAATTAGCCAAAACGGTGTCGAAGGCCTGATCAAGTTCTTGCAAGAGCGCAATGCGATGTTGGCAGGTAAGAAGTAA